The genomic segment TGAAGGATAATGTGGATATGTTGAAGTTGATTCAATTGGGTCTTACCTTCTCAGATGAACAAGGGAATTTACCAACTTGTGGCACGGATAAGTATTGCATTTGGCAGTTTAATTTCCGTGAGTTCAACGTGAACGAGGATGTTTTTGCAAATGATTCGATTGAACTTTTGCGGCAGAGCGGGATTGACTTTAAGAAGAACAATGAAAACGGTATTGATGCTGTCAGATTTGGTGAGCTCTTGATGTCGTCTGGGATTGTGTTGAATGATAACGTGTACTGGGTGACATTTCATAGTGGTTATGATTTTGGGTACTTGCTTAAGCTGTTGACTTGCCAGAATTTACCGGATACACAAGCAGGGTTCTTTAATTTGATCAACATGTACTTTCCAACTCTTTATGATATCAAGCATTTGATGAAGTTTTGCAATAGTCTTCATGGAGGGTTGAACAAGCTTGCAGAGTTGTTAGAAGTTGAAAGAGTTGGGATATGCCATCAAGCAGGTTCAGATAGTTTGCTTACAGCTTGTACATTCAGGAAGTTGAAAGAGAATTTCTTTAGCGGCTCCTTGGAAAAGTATGCTGGTGTGTTGTATGGTTTAGGTGTTGAGAATGGACAAAATACCCATTgatcatgaaaaaaagaagaaaaaaaagaaagcttaGAAAGATCCTTTCAACTTGATGTCGGTGCCTGGCACCAGAATTTCTTGTACACTCTTGTACAACAGGTTTCTTAATCTATGAATATAATCTCCATCTACTTGCTTTAGTTTCTGAAGTATGGTGAACATAAAACATTTTGTTAAATGAAGATACAACATCTATTGATCTCTTTACAATTATAATACTGCACCTTATCTTTATCCATTGCCAGCTAGTGCAGCTTTCCAGGCTACTAAATTCTGCTCTAGGGACGTGCTTATTTTTGCTGTTCATCATCTCAGTGATTGTTGGATTGTTTCTCATTTTCCTTATCTCTCTGCTTCCTTGATACAtgaattgttttcttcttttttcacttcATTGGTCTCCCTCCCTCCCGGCACCTCCTGCAACAATCAGATTTAGTAGCAAACTGGCTTTGTGGCTTTGAAATCTTTCTTACTTTTGAGTTTATTAGAGTTCATTCTTCAAGCACATTCTGAAGAtgattttaattcatgatgGCTTGCATAAGTAGCCAACTATGATTGAATGGTTGGTTCCATGAATGTCTCGTATAGCTAAGTGGTTGGTTATATTCCTTTCCTTTCATCTTTCCTCGTGTACCAATTTCTCATGGTGTTTGAGATGCAACAagcattcaattttattttgcagaTTGCAGGTTGACACAGCAATTTTTCAGGAAATGAATCGAAGATAGTATTGATAACCTTTTAATGTTGCAATTGATTTGCATAGTGATGGTGCTTTATTGAGCTCCGGGATCATGATGTTGTACTTCTAAGACAATGTGCGTTGTAGGTATTTCACAGCTGTGCAGGGGTCTTTTTGGACAACCTCTGGGCATCCTCTTGTTTTCCATCAGCTAGTTAGCAACTTAAGCTGTATTTCTCTAGCTGTCAGAGGTTGGATATCTGCTTCTATTTATACGCCGAGTTGATAGAGAGCGTTGAATTGCTTTGATTCGGAAAAATGCCTGCATGTTAGATGGATTTGGTTTTGTAAAAGGAACAGGTTTTAACTTATATAATGTTGTATTGCAAGAAGGCAACATGTTTCAGCAACAACCTTTTACAAAGGTAAGGAAACAACCAACGACAAGCCACAAAGTGATCAGTTTCccaaggggaaaaaaatcatggtttttAAACCAATCTGGGATAAGTCGTTAGATGGGGTAGATGgattaacttagttaatttaattttttttatttataaaaaaaataataagggaaaaaagttaagaaaaaatggTTAATGGGTTTTGTCTGTTTTTTTCCGTTGATCAATTCAGGTTTTAGATTGGTTATAccaggttaattttttattttttttggttgaagtcCGCCTTGATCTAGATTTCAGGTTTGCGGTTTTCCAGTCAAATCTAgttttaaaacagtaaaaaaaaaaattaaatcctatttattattttcaaaaaaaaaatttagatcttTTGAACATAGTTATGAGTCTTAGTTATAAGTTTTGATGTGAGTGATCAGATTAAGTCTTGATGTGAGTGATCGAATTAATTTATGAGTTGGTGtattaactcaatttttatatcaaaataatatgtttagagtttttttttcaattaaacgatagataaaattcaatttcaacatGAAATCCGAGGCAGGTTGTAAATCAACGGTGCCAATATATCTGAttgtgattatttatttaattaatagcaAATTGAGTAGAAAACgaattaatctttatttattaattccttttcttatatatatagttatattttattggACCAAGCTCTGTCTTGATTTCCAATTTATTGAGGCTCCTCTCGGCTCGAGCTTGGGCCCGTTTTAAGGCCCTGACCAGTTTCACGTAAGAAACCCAAGTAAAGAATTGAAGGACAAGAAGGTCAGTTAAGAATTAGGGTTTAATAGGTTTCTGCCCTAGTTATATTATCGTCTCCCGTCACCACCCTTCTACTTGCTTCGCAGACACACAAGCAGCCGGTCCATCTTCACTTGCAAAGGTCACTGTCCCCTTTCTCTAAATCAAATTTCGTTCAATTCTTGAACTTGTTTTATCTTGTTTgagatctgattttttttttgtttggatttttgtGGTTTTGCAGTGAGGAGATTTTAAAATCACCAACAAAACCCGAAAGATGTCAAGGTATGTAACTGTTTgaataaatgataattttaactcaattttgCTTGTGTTTTCCTGTTTTAGTAGCTTTTATAGTTATAGTTGTTAGAGGTTAACTtgtaattctttatttttgggtttttcgtATTGGTGATAATGCTGTTGCACATTTGATATGCTGTTTTTTGCTATTGCTTGTGGTAATTGTCTAAATGGTGGATTGATTTATTCTTAAGAGCTGCGGATGGTTTCTATGCTGTAGAGATTAGTCACATTTCAACTGATTATCTTACAAGTGGATTTTGATCTCTTTCAATTTCTTAGCTTCCAGtatattatttaaagtttttttagcgtttctttgaattattttgcttttgccagaggccctctttttttttatatagaaaaagtgATAGAAAGGACagtgtgttaaaaaaaattacacgaATTTAGATACATCACTGTAAATGTATTGGTTATTTCCTTATAGCCAACATAATGGTGGTGCattgtgtattttatttattttgatgtatctGGATTTTCTTGCTTCTGCAGTGAAGAGACTCCTGCTCCTGCTCCTGCTCCTGCTGAGACTCCCGCTCAGCCTCTTGAGGCCATGGACTTGATGACAGCATTGCAGCTTGTTCTGAAAAAGTCCCTTGCTCATGGTGGGCTTGCCCGGGGCCTCCATGAAGGTGCCAAAGTGATTGAGAAGCATGCCGCCCAGCTCTGTGTATTGGCAGAGGACTGCAACCAGCCAGACTATATCAAACTCGTCAAAGCACTCTGTGCTGACCATGGTGTAGGCTTATTGACAGTTCCCAGTGCTAAGACTCTTGGCGAGTGGGCTGGGGTAAGTTTAGTTTTTCTACTAGCTTTTTCATCTTAACCATTAAAATTTTCAGTCTATTTATAGCTTATTTGTAAATTGctttgtgcttttttttccaTCTATTTTCTGAAATCCACATCATGTTATTCTTTCCGATGATTGAGTTGTTGTTATCTAGCCTGAACTAGAAAAAGTTATGTTCCCATTGCAGGAGTAATAGTTATTACAGatcatgttcttttcttttttctctgccAAAACTTGCATGTTTCATTCCATTAAGAGCTTTAATTGTTTGCTTAACCTTAACATTTATGTAATGGCATTGTTGTTTTTTGCGTCCCTACGTGCAGTTATGCAAGATTGATTCTGAGGGCAATGCCAGGAAGGTTGTTGGCTGCTCCTGCGTTGTTGTGAAGGTACCAATCCTTTTAGGTATATCATGTTTGTACTGCCTTGTCATCTTAGGGttaacatttttgttttgttttactgGTTTGCAGGATTATGGCGAGACAAGTGAAGGCTATAACGTTGTTCAGGAGCACGTCAAGTCTCACTGAGTTACAATGGATCTAATGAGTTGAATTTCATATGTAGAGACCTTTACTCCATGTTTTCATGGACCCACAATTCTATgggattttttagtgttttctagTCTCCATTTTTCCGCCCTGGGAATTTTGAGTCTTCGCTTCCTGTGACTTTTAATCAAGTTGGTTCATGTTGTGGTGAAAATCTTTCTTGATACATGAAATGCAGAATTAGCACCGCTTTAAGGCCTTGATTAATATATAGATGATGCGCAGAATTAGCTCATTAGGCTAAGCTCTCTCTTGAACGTGCCAGTGACTAGTTTAATATTGCTGCTGAAATCACACGTGATTTTGGAagcttttcttaatttcttgcttCAATTATCCAAGAGTCCTACAAGAagttattgatttgaaattgatCTTTAGAATTAAGTTTCTGAGATTTTAgcatttaattcaattaagtccctgtgACGGGCATCCTGTATTCACATGCCAAACATTAAAGCAGTTGGTTTGTCGTGCAAGCTGACTATGCCTGAGTTATGGTGCATTTGGAAACCGgtgtaaattgtgttttttttttaattttgaatattaaaaatatggtttcatTTAATGTGctgaatgatttaaaaaaaaaaaacttttaaatgaaaGGTATTTTGAATTGccactattattataatttcaaaaataaaatatagtaatgTTGTATGAGGAAAAACATTCATcctgggaattttttttttttttgaaaaaaaatcaaactttgacATCCCTAACCTAGCTAAggcaaaattatattattgccACAACATAGTTGGGGCAGTTTGGAAATCTTGAAAACAcatacttaaaattaatttattttatttttttaattgtattagtattaaaaataatttttaaaaaataaaaaaaatattattttaatatattttatagtaaaaaacacTCTGAAAAATAGCAAACACTATGCTTCCAAATACCTTTTTAGTAACTGATTAAcattaatagttttaaaaaataagttttaaaaaaactataaactaTAAGTTTTTTGTAACTAAAGTTTCAAGGGAGAGCTTTAAGTGGGCCCGGGTAAGACtatagtttatattaattaacaaaaacaccctcaaaactatgattaaaacaaactataattttaactaTACTCCATCACGCTGCAAAACAGATACTTCATCCATGTTTTAAGTTGCaactcttgaaaaaaaagaggtcTTCAAGTGTCAGCATGCTACAGATCGAGTTGGTGAGAAGGAAAAGATGTCAAGGAAGGTAAATGACAAACACTCTTTATTCAAAgttttagaacaaaaaagacTCTAGTGACCAATATCTTGGACAAATTGTTAGCCAAGAAACGAGTATCATCCCCATTAATCTAACAACTCATCAAAGAGGGCATTGATCAATGGACAAGCAACTTCGAGCATCTATGGAGAGCcactcttccttcttcttcttcctcctcgaGAGCCACTCATCAAAACGTGTTCATTTCGATACACTCGATGGGTGCGTGTGCATTGAATTCCATGCGTTATACACAGATGTTACTATCTGTCCTCACGACAAGATCATCTCATCAACAGCCCATAAAACGAGAGCGTCGAGGCAACATGCATTGAATTCTATGCTCGTTTAcc from the Populus nigra chromosome 1, ddPopNigr1.1, whole genome shotgun sequence genome contains:
- the LOC133694823 gene encoding probable CCR4-associated factor 1 homolog 6, translating into MSLLLKGDSILIREVWNDNLEEEFAHIREIVDDFPYIAMDTEFPGIVLRPVGNFKNSNDYHYQTLKDNVDMLKLIQLGLTFSDEQGNLPTCGTDKYCIWQFNFREFNVNEDVFANDSIELLRQSGIDFKKNNENGIDAVRFGELLMSSGIVLNDNVYWVTFHSGYDFGYLLKLLTCQNLPDTQAGFFNLINMYFPTLYDIKHLMKFCNSLHGGLNKLAELLEVERVGICHQAGSDSLLTACTFRKLKENFFSGSLEKYAGVLYGLGVENGQNTH
- the LOC133693665 gene encoding small ribosomal subunit protein eS12-like, which codes for MSSEETPAPAPAPAETPAQPLEAMDLMTALQLVLKKSLAHGGLARGLHEGAKVIEKHAAQLCVLAEDCNQPDYIKLVKALCADHGVGLLTVPSAKTLGEWAGLCKIDSEGNARKVVGCSCVVVKDYGETSEGYNVVQEHVKSH